In Urechidicola croceus, a single window of DNA contains:
- a CDS encoding aldose epimerase family protein, translating into MRGVKTLFTVFLISFTACNKNVNKMELITAESFITTYKGENIELYTIKNGNITCQLTNFGARVVAIFTPDKDGKMKDIVAGYDSAKDFIELPEAFFGTTVGRYGNRIGNAQFEIDGKLYKLEANNGKNSLHSGSNSLNRKVWNTKQIGDTILEFTHTSPDMSEGFPGNVTIKVVYELTDENELKIEYFAETDKKTILNLTNHTYFNLSGQGSGSINNHYLEINADNYTPVDNNLIPTGQVVPVRGTPFDFINSKKISKDIERKHMQLQYGFGYDHNWVINDWENDKNDKIIFAARVIEPNSGRVLEVFTNEPGVQFYGGNHLGGMKGKNGVIYEKRGAFCLETQHFPDSPNKPEFPSVILDVDENYYSICIYKFGLK; encoded by the coding sequence ATGAGAGGTGTAAAAACTCTTTTTACAGTGTTTTTAATTAGTTTTACTGCGTGTAATAAAAATGTAAATAAAATGGAATTGATAACTGCAGAATCTTTTATAACTACATATAAAGGTGAGAATATTGAACTCTATACCATTAAAAATGGTAATATAACTTGTCAACTTACAAATTTTGGAGCAAGAGTAGTTGCCATTTTCACTCCAGATAAAGATGGGAAAATGAAAGATATTGTTGCGGGTTATGATTCTGCTAAAGATTTTATAGAACTACCTGAGGCATTTTTTGGCACAACAGTTGGAAGATATGGTAATAGAATAGGGAATGCTCAATTTGAAATAGATGGTAAACTTTATAAATTAGAAGCGAATAATGGTAAAAACTCGTTGCATAGTGGTTCAAATAGCCTAAATAGAAAAGTGTGGAATACAAAACAAATTGGTGACACTATACTTGAGTTTACACATACTTCACCTGATATGTCGGAAGGGTTTCCAGGAAATGTTACAATTAAGGTTGTGTATGAACTTACAGATGAAAATGAATTAAAAATAGAATACTTTGCAGAAACGGATAAAAAAACAATTCTTAATTTAACAAATCATACTTATTTTAATTTATCAGGTCAGGGTAGTGGAAGCATAAACAATCACTATTTGGAAATTAATGCAGATAATTATACTCCTGTAGATAATAATTTAATTCCAACAGGTCAAGTTGTTCCAGTAAGAGGGACTCCATTTGATTTTATCAACTCTAAAAAAATATCAAAAGATATTGAAAGAAAACATATGCAATTGCAGTATGGCTTTGGTTATGATCACAATTGGGTAATAAATGATTGGGAAAATGATAAAAATGATAAAATTATCTTTGCAGCACGAGTTATAGAACCTAATTCCGGAAGGGTTTTAGAAGTTTTTACGAATGAGCCAGGAGTTCAATTTTATGGAGGAAATCATTTAGGAGGAATGAAAGGTAAAAATGGTGTTATTTATGAAAAAAGGGGTGCTTTTTGTTTAGAAACACAACATTTTCCTGATAGCCCAAACAAACCAGAGTTTCCTTCAGTTATTTTAGATGTAGATGAGAATTACTACTCCATCTGTATCTATAAATTTGGATTGAAGTAA
- a CDS encoding DoxX family membrane protein, which produces MNSKVLLVLRIFFGLFLVFFGANKFGHWMQPPGEMTADMQNYFGALTSTKTITLVAIVEIVAGLSLLFNKYVPLLMIILMSVSINAVLYHVTLDPDNTLMAGLMLILNIIMLYAYKHHYRELLN; this is translated from the coding sequence ATGAACTCAAAAGTTTTACTAGTACTTAGAATCTTTTTTGGATTATTTTTAGTGTTTTTTGGCGCAAATAAATTTGGCCACTGGATGCAACCTCCTGGAGAAATGACAGCAGACATGCAAAACTATTTTGGAGCCCTAACTTCAACCAAAACAATAACTTTAGTTGCAATAGTAGAAATTGTTGCTGGTTTATCATTACTTTTTAATAAATATGTACCTCTATTGATGATCATTTTAATGAGTGTTTCAATTAATGCTGTTTTATATCATGTTACTTTAGATCCTGATAATACATTGATGGCTGGTTTAATGCTTATATTAAATATAATAATGTTATATGCTTATAAACATCATTATAGAGAATTGTTAAACTAA
- a CDS encoding carbohydrate kinase family protein has translation MNPTAICFGEILWDVFPDGRKIGGAPLNVALKLQNFNITTSIISRIGDDLNGEIILDYIQEHQISTDYIQIDSKYKTGEVIVFLNNDGGATYNITYPVAWDKIELTSALRKIVVDADIFIFGSLASRDVQSKNTLINLLNNANFKVYDVNLRKPHYTLEGVLEFMILADFIKFNDEEIEEICILLNLKTASLEEQIMEVASYTNTTQICVTLGCKGAVLFIENNFYYNNGFTVNVVDTVGSGDSFLAGLISQLFLKKAPQQSLDYGCAVGAIVASKKGANPEILDFEINSILKQ, from the coding sequence ATGAATCCAACTGCAATTTGTTTCGGAGAAATACTTTGGGATGTTTTTCCTGATGGAAGAAAAATTGGAGGAGCACCACTTAATGTAGCCTTGAAATTACAAAATTTCAATATTACTACTTCAATAATAAGTCGTATTGGTGATGACCTTAATGGTGAAATTATTTTAGATTATATTCAAGAGCATCAAATTTCTACAGATTATATTCAAATAGATTCTAAGTACAAAACAGGTGAAGTTATAGTGTTTTTGAATAATGATGGTGGTGCAACATATAATATAACTTATCCTGTTGCTTGGGATAAAATAGAACTTACGTCTGCTTTAAGAAAAATTGTAGTAGATGCTGACATTTTTATCTTTGGAAGTTTAGCAAGTAGAGATGTACAGTCTAAAAATACACTAATAAACTTGTTGAATAATGCTAATTTTAAAGTTTATGATGTAAACCTCAGAAAACCTCATTATACATTAGAAGGTGTTTTAGAATTTATGATCTTGGCAGATTTTATTAAATTTAACGATGAAGAAATTGAAGAAATTTGTATTTTATTAAACTTAAAAACCGCTTCTCTCGAAGAGCAAATAATGGAAGTTGCGTCTTACACAAACACCACACAAATATGCGTAACTCTTGGTTGTAAAGGTGCAGTTTTATTCATTGAAAATAATTTTTACTACAATAATGGTTTTACTGTAAATGTTGTTGATACTGTAGGTTCGGGAGATTCATTTTTAGCTGGATTGATAAGCCAATTATTTCTTAAAAAAGCACCACAACAATCTTTAGATTATGGGTGTGCAGTTGGTGCAATAGTAGCTAGTAAAAAAGGTGCAAATCCAGAAATTTTAGATTTTGAAATCAACTCTATATTAAAACAATAA
- a CDS encoding Gfo/Idh/MocA family protein yields the protein MKKIIFILLTAYTLVSFGQVDNPLRIGVVGLTHTHVHWLLGGNYDDVQIVGIVETNKDLAKRYTDQHNLSMDIVFDSMDEMIEKSNIEAVAAFGSIYEHLEVVEKFAPLGIHIMVEKPLAVSNEHALKMKSLAKKHNIHLLTNYETTWYATNYKAYEIVQNDSIGNLRKIVVHDGHQGPIEIGVNQEFLDWLLDPIQNGGGALTDFGCYGANLITWFMNGEKPISVTAFTQQIKPDLYPNVDDDATIILQYSKTQGIIQASWNWPFNRKDMELYGETGYVFSDNGSDMRIRLKNDENEKQIKIESRLKPFDNPFSYFGAIIRGKIKIEENDLSSLENNMIVVEILEAAKESAKTGKTIYLN from the coding sequence ATGAAGAAAATAATTTTTATATTATTGACAGCTTATACTTTAGTTTCATTTGGACAAGTTGATAATCCATTAAGGATTGGTGTTGTTGGTTTAACTCATACTCATGTTCATTGGCTACTTGGTGGAAATTATGATGATGTTCAAATTGTTGGTATTGTTGAAACTAATAAAGACTTGGCAAAACGATATACAGATCAGCATAATCTAAGTATGGATATAGTTTTTGATTCTATGGATGAAATGATTGAAAAATCAAATATTGAAGCAGTGGCAGCATTTGGGAGTATATATGAACACCTTGAAGTTGTTGAAAAATTTGCCCCTCTAGGAATTCATATAATGGTAGAAAAACCATTGGCTGTGAGTAATGAACATGCTTTAAAAATGAAAAGCCTTGCAAAAAAACATAATATTCATTTATTAACAAATTATGAAACTACATGGTATGCCACAAATTATAAAGCATATGAAATAGTTCAAAATGATAGTATTGGAAATTTAAGAAAAATTGTTGTTCATGATGGTCATCAAGGTCCGATTGAAATTGGGGTAAATCAAGAATTCCTTGATTGGCTATTAGATCCAATTCAAAATGGCGGAGGAGCATTAACTGATTTTGGATGCTATGGTGCAAATTTAATTACTTGGTTTATGAATGGAGAAAAACCAATTTCCGTTACTGCATTTACTCAACAAATTAAACCAGATTTATATCCTAATGTTGATGATGATGCAACCATAATTCTTCAATATTCAAAAACACAAGGTATCATTCAAGCATCTTGGAATTGGCCATTTAATAGAAAAGATATGGAACTCTATGGAGAAACTGGCTATGTATTTTCAGATAATGGTTCTGATATGAGAATTCGTCTTAAAAATGATGAAAACGAAAAACAAATTAAAATTGAAAGTAGATTAAAACCTTTTGATAATCCTTTTTCATATTTTGGAGCTATAATTCGTGGTAAAATTAAAATTGAAGAAAATGACTTATCTTCATTAGAAAATAATATGATAGTTGTCGAAATTTTAGAAGCTGCAAAAGAAAGTGCAAAAACTGGAAAAACTATTTACCTAAACTAG
- a CDS encoding gluconokinase, whose product MIYIVIGVSGVGKTTIAKGLASKLKIPFFDADDFHPKHNVEKMKRGFPLNDDDRVPWLEILANKTCNWNRGQGAVLACSALKEKYRQIIQGENKDVVWIFLNANFKVISDRLKARENHFMNPKLLQSQFDTLEIPKYGIHVDVNQSIDDVLREILEKNR is encoded by the coding sequence ATGATTTATATTGTAATCGGTGTATCGGGTGTTGGAAAAACAACAATTGCAAAAGGGTTAGCAAGTAAGTTGAAAATTCCATTTTTCGATGCTGATGATTTTCATCCTAAACATAATGTAGAAAAAATGAAAAGGGGTTTCCCTTTAAATGATGATGACAGGGTACCTTGGTTAGAGATTTTGGCAAATAAGACTTGTAATTGGAATAGAGGGCAGGGAGCAGTACTTGCTTGTTCTGCTTTAAAAGAAAAGTATAGACAAATAATTCAGGGAGAGAATAAAGATGTAGTTTGGATTTTTTTAAATGCAAATTTCAAAGTTATTTCAGATAGATTGAAGGCAAGAGAAAATCATTTTATGAATCCAAAATTATTGCAATCACAATTTGATACTTTAGAGATTCCTAAATACGGTATTCATGTTGATGTTAATCAGTCAATAGATGATGTTCTAAGAGAAATACTTGAAAAGAATAGATAA
- a CDS encoding MFS transporter encodes MSSISQKLSIGEKIGYSLGDLAANLVFQTLMTYLAYFYTDIYGLEANHASVIMLIVGLVAAFGFNPIIGAIADRTNSKWGKFRPWILWTAIPLGVIALLAFSTPDFSYKGKVIYATVTYTLLLLLYAANNLPYSALSGVITGDMGERNSLSSYRFVAVMFAQFFVQVFMLPIIESAGGGDKAVGIEIVMTWLAIIGTIMLLITFFTTKERIVPKPEQKSSVKEDLSDLFKNKPWVIMLLVTTLVFVSLAIKGGSYVYYFKNYVDEASLTSFISPILNFLSSIGINFFGEDPLSAGFGLFNAGGIIFMIIGIGLSKRLADKYGKRDVFKVFLFISTLFVLFFYFFSKESVELMFISQIFHGFFYGITIPLLWAMIADVADYSEWKNNRRATAIIFSAMMVGLKLGLTIGGALVVKILNLYNYITKEASVLGEVIIQPESAIQGTKMLVSVYASIPFLIGCGLLFFYEINKKMESQIETELNERRLTE; translated from the coding sequence ATGAGTTCAATTTCACAAAAATTATCCATAGGGGAAAAAATAGGTTATAGCCTAGGAGACTTGGCAGCAAATTTAGTTTTTCAAACCTTGATGACTTATCTTGCTTATTTCTATACAGATATATATGGTCTAGAAGCAAATCATGCTTCTGTAATTATGTTAATCGTTGGTCTTGTTGCAGCTTTTGGATTTAATCCAATAATTGGTGCAATAGCCGATAGAACGAACTCCAAATGGGGTAAGTTTAGACCTTGGATACTTTGGACCGCTATTCCTTTAGGGGTTATTGCGTTATTAGCATTTAGTACACCTGACTTTTCTTATAAAGGTAAAGTTATATATGCAACCGTAACATACACACTATTACTATTATTATACGCAGCAAATAATTTACCGTACTCAGCTTTGAGTGGTGTTATTACTGGTGATATGGGCGAACGAAATAGTTTATCTTCTTATCGTTTTGTTGCAGTAATGTTTGCTCAATTCTTTGTGCAAGTATTTATGTTACCTATTATTGAATCTGCTGGCGGTGGAGACAAAGCAGTTGGAATAGAAATTGTTATGACCTGGTTAGCAATTATAGGTACAATAATGTTACTAATAACATTTTTTACTACTAAAGAACGTATTGTTCCAAAACCTGAGCAAAAATCAAGTGTTAAAGAAGATTTAAGTGATTTATTTAAAAATAAACCTTGGGTTATAATGTTATTAGTAACAACTCTAGTTTTTGTTTCTTTAGCAATTAAAGGAGGTTCATATGTTTATTATTTTAAAAATTATGTTGATGAAGCCTCACTAACATCATTTATAAGTCCAATATTAAATTTCTTATCTAGTATTGGAATTAATTTCTTTGGAGAAGATCCATTATCTGCAGGATTTGGTTTGTTTAATGCCGGAGGGATTATTTTTATGATTATTGGTATTGGATTGTCAAAACGATTAGCAGACAAATATGGAAAAAGAGATGTGTTCAAAGTGTTTCTATTTATATCAACACTATTTGTTTTATTCTTCTATTTTTTCTCTAAAGAATCAGTTGAGTTGATGTTTATCTCACAAATTTTCCATGGCTTCTTTTACGGAATTACAATTCCATTACTTTGGGCAATGATTGCTGATGTAGCTGATTATTCAGAATGGAAAAATAATCGAAGAGCCACTGCGATAATATTTTCAGCAATGATGGTTGGATTAAAACTAGGACTTACAATTGGAGGAGCATTAGTTGTTAAAATATTAAACTTATATAATTATATTACTAAAGAAGCTTCGGTTTTAGGCGAAGTGATTATACAGCCAGAAAGCGCTATACAAGGAACAAAAATGCTTGTAAGTGTATATGCTTCGATTCCATTTTTAATTGGTTGTGGGTTGCTATTTTTTTATGAAATTAATAAGAAAATGGAGAGCCAAATAGAAACAGAATTAAATGAAAGAAGATTAACAGAATAA
- a CDS encoding TonB-dependent receptor gives MKIKVFLLILLIFPNLFFSQSSHTITGLVSEPDGKGLPYVNVLLLNTTDSTLVKGTVTQENGLFKIEEVLSGNYQIMSSIVGYESVYSEPFHLDSDYEITTLIMKSGEALDEVIVQATKPLYQQKVDRMVINVENSIVSAGGSALEILERSPGVIVNRQSNAISVVGKDGVVVMINGKTSYVPASALVQMLDGMSADNIESIELITTPPANFDAEGNAGFINIVMKEQTDVGLNGAYSLSAGYSGQFVTSDNINFNYRKNKLNVFGNYSFSLDKTEQTFAFYREYEDNDDFLTTDTYTDRKPQQRNHNIRVGMDYQFTEKTVVGILLNAYDNKWTMDAFNTSENTENGITISYIDLINDEINHWKHFGGNFNIKHNFTDDNYISFDLDYLHYKDDNPSNYMNTYFDGTNNFDREELSRSGKLTPINTFVGKFDYSNKLNEKFKIETGLKGTKSKFENDVFVEDLIGENWVEDPTLTNKSNLDESIFAIYSALDYKISEKWSAKFGLRYEYTDSKLITDTEGVVVDRQYGKLFPSVFFNKKINDNLNMNLSYSKRITRPTFNDLAPFVILFDPNTFISGNAELQPSISNSVKYDINYKSIILSFQYTHEDSSIANFQERFDEENDRLVFEASNLDYTKTIGVTLGFPIKIAGWWKMQNNFNYVDQKISALYNDEPLKLTLGNFSANTTQSFKFTDSFTGEVTAFYSSESFFGTAKYDALYRINAGLQKKLKNDWGNLRFSVNDIFDSFEFVGGTDLPEQNLKTKNLFDFSKPTYTLTFTRNFGNSKLKSSRNRQTGAEEERRRVN, from the coding sequence ATGAAAATAAAAGTATTCCTTTTGATACTCCTTATTTTCCCCAATTTATTTTTCTCCCAAAGTTCTCACACAATCACAGGTCTAGTTTCAGAACCAGACGGAAAAGGGTTGCCTTATGTAAATGTTTTATTATTAAATACAACAGACTCTACATTAGTTAAAGGAACAGTAACACAAGAAAATGGATTATTTAAAATTGAAGAAGTTCTAAGTGGTAATTATCAAATTATGAGCAGTATTGTTGGATATGAATCTGTTTATTCAGAACCGTTTCATTTAGACTCTGATTATGAAATTACAACGCTTATTATGAAAAGTGGTGAGGCACTTGATGAAGTGATTGTTCAAGCAACCAAACCATTATATCAGCAAAAAGTAGATAGAATGGTTATTAATGTTGAAAATAGTATTGTTTCTGCAGGAGGTTCTGCTCTAGAAATTTTAGAGCGTTCACCAGGAGTCATAGTAAATAGGCAAAGTAATGCCATTTCAGTTGTTGGTAAAGATGGAGTAGTTGTGATGATTAATGGAAAAACGAGCTATGTTCCAGCATCTGCTTTAGTTCAAATGCTTGATGGAATGAGTGCTGATAATATTGAATCAATTGAATTAATAACAACTCCACCAGCAAATTTTGACGCTGAAGGTAATGCTGGTTTTATAAATATTGTAATGAAAGAACAAACGGATGTTGGGTTAAATGGAGCATATTCATTATCTGCGGGTTATAGCGGACAATTTGTGACATCTGATAATATCAATTTTAACTATAGAAAAAATAAATTAAATGTTTTTGGAAATTATTCATTTTCACTTGATAAAACGGAACAAACATTTGCTTTTTATAGAGAGTACGAGGATAATGATGATTTCTTAACTACAGACACGTATACTGATAGAAAGCCTCAGCAAAGAAATCACAATATAAGAGTTGGAATGGATTATCAATTTACCGAAAAAACGGTTGTAGGTATTTTGTTAAATGCATATGATAATAAATGGACAATGGACGCTTTTAACACAAGTGAAAATACCGAAAATGGAATTACTATATCTTATATAGATTTAATTAATGATGAAATTAACCATTGGAAACATTTTGGGGGTAATTTTAATATTAAGCATAATTTTACTGATGACAATTATATAAGTTTTGATTTGGATTACCTACACTACAAAGATGATAATCCTAGTAATTACATGAATACTTATTTTGATGGTACTAATAACTTTGATAGAGAAGAATTATCTCGTAGTGGTAAGTTAACACCAATTAATACCTTTGTTGGTAAATTTGATTACTCTAATAAACTCAATGAAAAATTTAAAATAGAAACAGGGTTGAAAGGAACAAAATCTAAATTTGAAAATGATGTATTTGTTGAAGATTTAATAGGTGAGAATTGGGTTGAAGATCCAACTTTGACTAATAAGAGTAATTTAGATGAATCTATATTTGCAATATATTCAGCACTCGATTATAAAATAAGTGAAAAATGGAGCGCAAAATTTGGTTTAAGATATGAGTATACTGATTCAAAGTTAATTACAGATACAGAAGGAGTAGTAGTTGATCGACAATATGGTAAATTATTTCCAAGTGTGTTTTTTAATAAAAAAATCAATGATAATTTAAATATGAATTTATCATATTCTAAACGAATAACAAGACCTACATTTAATGATCTAGCTCCATTTGTAATATTATTTGACCCTAATACATTTATTTCTGGAAATGCTGAATTACAGCCTTCAATATCCAATTCAGTGAAGTATGACATTAACTACAAATCTATAATATTGTCATTTCAATATACTCATGAAGATTCTTCAATCGCTAATTTTCAAGAACGTTTTGATGAAGAAAATGACAGACTTGTTTTTGAAGCATCAAATTTAGATTATACAAAAACAATAGGCGTAACACTTGGTTTTCCAATAAAGATTGCTGGGTGGTGGAAAATGCAAAATAATTTTAATTATGTAGATCAAAAAATAAGCGCATTGTATAATGATGAACCTCTCAAACTCACGTTAGGAAATTTTTCTGCAAATACTACACAATCATTTAAATTTACTGATAGTTTTACTGGAGAGGTTACTGCTTTTTATTCAAGTGAAAGTTTTTTTGGTACTGCAAAATATGATGCTTTATACCGTATAAATGCTGGTTTGCAAAAAAAGTTAAAAAATGATTGGGGAAATTTACGATTCTCTGTCAATGATATTTTTGATTCTTTTGAATTTGTAGGTGGTACAGATTTACCAGAACAGAATTTAAAAACAAAAAATTTATTTGATTTTAGTAAACCAACATATACTTTAACTTTTACTCGTAATTTTGGAAATAGTAAATTAAAATCTTCAAGAAATCGTCAAACAGGCGCTGAAGAAGAACGCCGAAGAGTTAATTAA
- a CDS encoding endo-1,4-beta-xylanase, with translation MKIRKILWVTCSMLLILNSCTEKHQITEKPSLKKAFKENFYIGTALNASQIQETDSIQANLISSEFNSATAENIMKSMLIHPKKDTYNFDLSDKLIALGEKNNIDIHGHTLIWHSQLSPFFKEITDSTEMVNAMTDHINTIVGRYKGKIKSWDVVNEALNDDGTLRKTVFLDVLGEDYLALAFKLTAAADPEAKLYYNDYSMTNPKKRAGALRMIKKILDQGIKVDGIGMQGHWDLKTPSLNEIEKSIEDYASLGVQVAITELDISVIPMPWDFTGADVNVKFESTDPTMNPYPENLPDSVQSELAQRYQDIFKLFLKHENKIERVTFWGVNDGDSWKNGWPIPGRTNYPLLFDRNNKPKQAYYSILDLKKN, from the coding sequence ATGAAAATAAGGAAAATACTATGGGTAACATGTTCTATGTTATTGATTTTAAATAGTTGTACAGAAAAACATCAAATAACTGAGAAACCTTCCCTAAAAAAAGCATTCAAAGAAAATTTTTATATAGGTACTGCATTAAATGCAAGTCAAATTCAAGAAACAGATTCAATACAAGCGAATTTAATTTCATCAGAATTCAATAGCGCTACAGCTGAAAACATTATGAAATCTATGTTGATTCATCCAAAAAAGGATACTTATAATTTTGACTTATCAGATAAATTAATTGCATTAGGAGAAAAAAATAACATTGATATTCATGGACATACCTTAATTTGGCATAGTCAACTATCACCTTTTTTTAAAGAAATAACAGATAGTACAGAAATGGTTAATGCGATGACCGATCATATAAATACTATTGTTGGCAGATATAAAGGAAAGATAAAAAGTTGGGATGTTGTAAATGAAGCATTAAATGACGATGGAACTTTAAGAAAAACTGTTTTTTTAGATGTACTTGGTGAAGATTATTTAGCATTAGCATTTAAATTAACAGCTGCCGCAGATCCAGAAGCAAAATTATATTATAATGATTATAGTATGACCAACCCTAAAAAAAGAGCTGGTGCTTTAAGAATGATTAAAAAAATATTGGATCAAGGAATCAAAGTTGATGGAATCGGTATGCAAGGACATTGGGACTTAAAAACTCCTTCACTAAATGAAATAGAAAAAAGTATTGAAGATTATGCTTCATTGGGTGTTCAAGTAGCTATTACAGAACTTGACATATCTGTTATTCCGATGCCTTGGGATTTTACTGGTGCTGATGTAAATGTAAAGTTTGAAAGTACTGATCCAACGATGAATCCATATCCTGAAAATCTTCCGGATTCTGTTCAAAGCGAATTGGCACAACGTTACCAAGATATTTTTAAATTATTTTTAAAACATGAAAATAAAATTGAACGTGTAACTTTTTGGGGTGTAAATGATGGTGACTCATGGAAAAATGGATGGCCTATTCCTGGAAGAACTAATTATCCACTTCTTTTTGATAGAAATAATAAACCAAAGCAGGCCTATTATAGTATTTTAGACCTTAAAAAAAACTAA
- a CDS encoding glycoside hydrolase family 43 protein: MPEESIEHIDFDKLNKKAISKPLVKNIYTADPSAHVFNGKIYIYPSHDVDAGEAFDDLGSHFAMEDYHVISMDTVDSEAVDNGLALHVNDVPWAEKQMWAPDAHEKNGKYYLFFPAKAYDGIFRIGVAVSNSPTGPFTAQPKPIKNSFSIDPAVFKDDDGQYYMYFGGLWGGQLQRWRTGEFNAKQPDSPTAFIPKDDEPALLPFVAKMTDDLLEFDEKPKEIQILDENGNLLLAGDNDRRFFEAAWLHKHNGKYYFSYSTGDTHFICYAIGESPYGPFTYGGRILNPVVGWTSHHSVCKVEDKWYLFYHDSSLSKGVTHLRSIKVAEITHNEDGSIQTLDPYSN, from the coding sequence ATGCCAGAGGAAAGTATCGAACATATTGATTTTGACAAATTAAATAAGAAAGCAATTTCTAAACCTTTAGTAAAAAATATTTATACTGCAGATCCTTCTGCACATGTATTTAATGGTAAAATATATATTTATCCATCACATGATGTAGATGCGGGTGAAGCATTTGATGATTTAGGAAGTCATTTTGCAATGGAGGACTACCATGTTATATCTATGGATACTGTTGATAGTGAAGCTGTAGATAATGGTTTAGCGCTTCATGTTAACGATGTTCCGTGGGCAGAAAAACAAATGTGGGCACCTGATGCTCATGAAAAAAACGGTAAATACTACTTATTCTTTCCTGCAAAAGCATACGATGGTATTTTTCGTATTGGTGTTGCGGTAAGCAACTCACCAACAGGACCTTTTACAGCACAACCTAAACCGATAAAAAATAGTTTTTCAATTGACCCTGCAGTTTTTAAAGATGATGATGGTCAATATTATATGTATTTTGGTGGTCTTTGGGGAGGACAATTACAACGTTGGAGAACAGGTGAGTTTAATGCAAAACAACCTGATAGCCCCACTGCATTTATACCCAAAGATGATGAGCCAGCCTTACTGCCATTTGTAGCAAAAATGACTGATGATTTATTAGAATTTGATGAAAAACCTAAAGAAATTCAAATTTTAGATGAAAATGGAAATTTATTATTAGCAGGCGATAATGATAGACGATTTTTTGAAGCTGCATGGTTACATAAACATAATGGAAAGTATTACTTCTCCTACTCTACTGGTGATACCCATTTTATATGTTATGCAATTGGTGAAAGTCCTTATGGCCCTTTTACTTATGGTGGAAGAATTTTAAATCCAGTAGTTGGATGGACTTCACATCACTCAGTTTGTAAAGTTGAAGATAAATGGTATTTGTTTTATCATGACTCATCCCTATCTAAAGGTGTAACGCATCTTAGATCTATAAAAGTTGCTGAAATTACTCACAATGAAGATGGAAGTATTCAAACTTTAGACCCTTATAGTAACTAA